A segment of the Acidimicrobiales bacterium genome:
GCCCGGCCCGGGCGGTCAGCCGGCCGCGGTGGGCCCCGGCGAGCCCGCCCGGTAGGGTGCGCGCCGTGCCCCGCTCCCGATGCCTCGCCGGCCTCGTGCTCGCCGCGCTCGTCCTCGCCGGGCTCACCGCGTGCGGCGGCGATGACGACGACGGCAGCGCCGGCACGAACACCGAGGCGGTGCCGGCCGACCAGTGGGCCGACGAAGTCTGCAACGTGCTGCAGACCCTCGCCGAGGCCGTGCAGACCAACGCCGACCAGCTGGCGCAGGTGATCCCCACCCTCGGCCAGACGCCGACGCCCCAGGAGGCCGTCGAGGGCCCGGTCGCCGACATGAGCGCCGCCTACACCGATGCCCAGAACGGCGTGGCGAACGCCGGCGTGCCCGACGTCGCCGGGGGCGACGACGTCTCGCAGGCGCTGCAGGACACGATCGAGCAGGTCAACGGGCAGTTCGACGAGGCCTACGCGGCCGTCGGCGCGGCCAGCCCGACCGACGCGGCGTCGGTGACCGACGCCGCACAGGCCCTGGCGGAGGCGTTCACCACCGCCACGACCACCCTGATCGGCACCCCGGACCTGCTGGCAGGGGTGTCGGCCGACGCGAGCGACGAGCTCACGGCCGCCTTCGAGCAGTCCGCGGCCTGCCAGCAGCTGGCCGCGGCCGCCGGCTAGCCCCGACCTCGCCGCGCTCAGCCGGTCAGTCGGCGGACGAGGCGGCCCGCCCACGGAGCAGGGCGGTGACGGCCTTGCCGTCGGCCTGCCCCTGCGTGGCCTTCATCACCCGGCCGACGAAGAACCCCGTGAGCTTCCCGCGCTCCTTGTCGTCACCGGCCCGGTAGCGCTCCCACTCGGCCGGGTTGGCGGCGATCACCTGCTCGACGGCGGCCGCGAGGGCGTCGGCGCCCATGGCCTCGAACCCCTTCGCCGCCGCCACCGCCTCGGGATCGCCGCCGTGCTCCACCAGCTCGGCCAGCACCTGCTTGGCCTGCGTGGCGGTGAGCAGCGAGCCGACCTCCATGGTCGTCAGCGTGGCGAGGGCCGCGGGGTCGAGACCCGCGGCCCGCTCGTCGGTCAGGTCGTGCTCCACGTGGGTGAGGACCCGGGCAGGGTCCCCGCCCGCGGCGATGGCCGCGACGGCCAGCCCGTCGAGGTCGCGCTCGACCGCGATGGCCACCGCCGGGGTCGCCGCGTCGACCGCGGCTGCGGACGCGAGTGCGGTCCGGCGCTCCGCGGGCAGCACGGGCAGTGCCTCGCGGACCCGCTCGATCCATGCCGAGCCGGGGTCGACCGGCACCAGGTCGGGCTCCGGGAAGTACCGGTAGTCGTCGGCCTCCTCCTTGGAGCGCAGGGTGTGGGTGCGGCCCTCCTCCTCGTCCCAGTGCCGGGTCTCCTGGCGGACGCGCCCGCCCGTCTCGAGCAGATCGACCTGACGGCGGGCCTCGTACTCGATGGCCCGCCCGAGCGAGCGCAGCGAGTTGAGGTTCTTGATCTCGCAGCGGGTGCCCAGCATGTCGCTCCCCGCGGCACGCACCGAGACGTTGGCGTCGACGCGCATCGAGCCCTCCTCCATCTTGGCGTCGGACACGCCCGTCGCCAGGAGGATCGACCGCAGCTCGGCCACGTACTGACGGGCCTGCTCGCCGCTGCGCAGGTCGGGCCGGCCGACGATCTCGAGCAGCGGCACGCCCGCCCGGTTGTAGTCGACGAGGGAGTGCGCGGCCTGGTGGATCCGGCCACCGCCCCCGACGTGGGTGGTCTTGCCGGTGTCCTCCTCGAGGTGCGCGCGCTCGATGCCGACCCGCTGGCCCGAGGGCAGCTCCAGCCACCCGTCGGTGTTGATGGGCAGGTCGTACTGGCTGACCTGGTAGTCCTTGGGCATGTCCGGGTAGAAGTAGTTCTTCCGGTGGAAGATCGAGGGCCGGACCTCGCAGTGGACCGCCGCTCCCAGGCGCATGGCCAGCTCGACGGCCTGGCGGTTGAGCACCGGCAGCGAGCCGGGCAGGCCGAGGCACACCGGGCACACGTTGGTGTTGGGCTCGTCGCCGAAGCGGTTGGGGCAGCCACAGAACAGCTTGGTGGCGGTGGCCAGCTCGCAGTGGACCTCGAGGCCGACGACGGTCTCCCAGTCGCCCATCAGCGCAGCTCCTCCCCTGCGGGTGCCGCGGCTTCGAGCACGGCGGCGGCACGGAACATCCTGGCCTCACCCATCGCCGGGGCGAGGAGCTGCACCCCCACCGGCAGGCCGTCGGTGCCGGTGCCGAAGGGCACCGACACGGCGGCGTGTCCCGCCAGGTTGGTGGGGATCGTGCACACGTCGGACAGGTACATCGACAGCGGATCGGACGTCTTCTCACCCAGGGGGAAGGCCGTGGTGGGGGTGGCCGGCGACACGAGCAGGTCGACCTGCTCGTAGGCCCGCGCGAAGTCGCGGGTGATGAGCGTGCGCACCCGCTGGGCCTTGCCGTAGTAGGCGTCGTAGTAGCCCGCCGACAGGGCGTAGGTGCCGAGCATGATGCGGCGCTTCACCTCGGCGCCGAAGCCGGCCTCACGGGTGGCCGCGTTCATGGCCGCGGTGTCGGCCGCGTCGACGCGCAGCCCGTAGCGGACCCCGTCGTAGCGGGCCAGGTTGCTCGACGCCTCGGCCGGGGCGATCAGGTAGTACGCCGACAGCCCGTAGGTCACCGCCGGCACCGACACCACCTCGACGGTGGCGCCGGCCGCCTCGAGCGCGGTGGCCGCCTCGTCGACCCTGGCGAGCACGTCGGGGGCGATGCCGTCGCGCAGCTCGGCCAGCAGCCCGACACGGAGGCCGGCGACGCCCTCGTCGAGGGCGAGCGACACCTCCGGCGGCGGGCCGGGGATCGAGGTGGAGTCCCGCGGGTCGTGGCCGGCGATCACCTCGAACAGCGCGGCGGCGTCGGCGACCGTGCGGGCGAACGGGCCGATCTGGTCGAGCGACGAGGCGAAGGCCACGAGGCCGTAGCGCGACACCAGGCCGTACGTGGGCTTCACCCCCACCACCCCGCACAGCGCGGCCGGCTGGCGGATCGACCCGCCGGTGTCGGAGCCCAGGGCCAGGGGGGCGAACCCGGCGGCGACGGCCGCGGCCGACCCGCCGCTCGACCCGCCCGGCACCCGGGTGGGGTCGTGGGGGTTGCGCGTCGGCCCGAACGCCGAGTTCTCGGTGGAGGAGCCCATGGCGAACTCGTCGAGGTTCGTCTTGCCCACCACCACCGCACCGGCGGCCACCACCCGCTGCACCGCGGTGGCCGTGTAGGGCGGCCTCCACCCCTCCAGGATCCGGCTGCTGCACGTGGTGGGGATGCCCCGCGTGCACAGGTTGTCCTTCAGGGCGATCGGCACGCCCGCGAGCGGGCCCGGATCGTCGCCCGCGGCCACCCGGCGGTCGACCTCGTCGGCGGCGACCCGGGCTTCGTCGGCGACCACCAGGTTGAAGGCGTGCAGCTCGGGCTCGCGCGCCTCGATCCGCTCGAGGTGCTCCTCGAGCACGTCGCGCGCCGACCGCCGCCCGGCGCGGACGCCGCCTGCGATCCCGAGCGCGGTCTCGGTCGAGCTCACGGCGCCTCCCCCAGGATCGGCGGCACCCGGAAGCGGCCGTCCTCGGCCGCGGGGGCCTGGGCCAGCACCTCGTCGCGGTCGACTCCCGGTCGGACGACGTCGTCGCGCAGCACGTTGGCGAGCGGGTAGGGGTGGGTCGTGGGGGGCACGTCGGCCAGCTCGAGCGCTTCCACGTCGGCGGCGTGCTCCAGCACCGCGCCGAGCTGCTCGGTGTAGCGCTCCAGCTCGTCGTCGGTGAGGTCGAGGCGGGCGAGCCGGGCCACGTGGGCGGCCTGCTCCCGTGAGATCGATCCGGGCACGGCGGCCCATGCTAGGCGTCCCTCTCCCGGCATCCTCCCGGCCCCGGCCCCTGCCCCGGCCCCGGCCTCGGCCCCGGCGAATCTTCGCGGCGCCGTCGTGCCGGCGTCACCCGGCGCTCACCCCACGGCCACGTACGCCGTCGAGCATGGACGCCCCCCCCCCCCGGTCACGAGGAGGATGCAACGTGCGAATCCCCAGCCCGGCGCTCTCGGTGATCTGCACGGCGATGCTGACCCTCGGCGCCTCGGGGTGCGGCGGCGACGGCGAGAGTGGGGCCGACGCCACCAGGCCCGACACCACCGCGCCGGCCGGCACCGGGGCCGACGCGCCCGACACCTCGGCCCTGCCCGAGCCCCTGCGAATCCTGGTCACCAACGACGACGGGGTGGGCGCCCCCGGCATCGACGTGCTGGTGGAGGCCCTGCGGGCTCAGCCCGGTGTGGAGGTGATCGTCGTCGCGCCGGCCACCAACCAGAGCGGCACGGGCGGATCGACCACCCCGGGCGAGCTGGCCGTGGCCGACGCCACCACCGCCAGTGGCTTCCCGGCCACCGCGGTGGCCGGCTTCCCCGCCGACACCGTCATCTGGGCGACCGATCTCGGCGGCCTGGCCGAGCGGCCCGACCTGGTCATCTCCGGGATCAACAACGGCCAGAACCTGGGCCCCCTCACCCAGGTGTCGGGCACCGTCGGGGCCGCCAGGGCAGCCGAGGCCCGCGGGATCCCCGCCCTGGCCGTGAGCCAGGGCATCGCCGACAGCCCCGACTTCGCCACCGGGGCGGAGCTGGCGATCGCCTGGCTCGAGGAGCACCGCGACGCCATCGTCTCCGGCGAGGCCGCCGACGGCGTGGTCGAGAACCTGAACGTGCCCACCTGCCCGTCCGGTTCGGTCCGAGGCGTGGTCGACGTGCCCACCGCGACCGACGCCGGCGGGCGCGACCTGCTCACGACCAGCTGCACCTCGACGGTGGAGGACCCCGCCGACGACATCGACGCCTTCATGAACGGCTTCGCGCCGCTGGCCCCGGTGCCCGCGACCTGAGCCGCTGCGGCCCGGCCAGCCGCCGGCGCGCTAGCCCCGCTGGAGGGGCGGGAAGGCGGGCGGGCGCTTCT
Coding sequences within it:
- the gatB gene encoding Asp-tRNA(Asn)/Glu-tRNA(Gln) amidotransferase subunit GatB, which encodes MGDWETVVGLEVHCELATATKLFCGCPNRFGDEPNTNVCPVCLGLPGSLPVLNRQAVELAMRLGAAVHCEVRPSIFHRKNYFYPDMPKDYQVSQYDLPINTDGWLELPSGQRVGIERAHLEEDTGKTTHVGGGGRIHQAAHSLVDYNRAGVPLLEIVGRPDLRSGEQARQYVAELRSILLATGVSDAKMEEGSMRVDANVSVRAAGSDMLGTRCEIKNLNSLRSLGRAIEYEARRQVDLLETGGRVRQETRHWDEEEGRTHTLRSKEEADDYRYFPEPDLVPVDPGSAWIERVREALPVLPAERRTALASAAAVDAATPAVAIAVERDLDGLAVAAIAAGGDPARVLTHVEHDLTDERAAGLDPAALATLTTMEVGSLLTATQAKQVLAELVEHGGDPEAVAAAKGFEAMGADALAAAVEQVIAANPAEWERYRAGDDKERGKLTGFFVGRVMKATQGQADGKAVTALLRGRAASSAD
- the gatA gene encoding Asp-tRNA(Asn)/Glu-tRNA(Gln) amidotransferase subunit GatA; translated protein: MSSTETALGIAGGVRAGRRSARDVLEEHLERIEAREPELHAFNLVVADEARVAADEVDRRVAAGDDPGPLAGVPIALKDNLCTRGIPTTCSSRILEGWRPPYTATAVQRVVAAGAVVVGKTNLDEFAMGSSTENSAFGPTRNPHDPTRVPGGSSGGSAAAVAAGFAPLALGSDTGGSIRQPAALCGVVGVKPTYGLVSRYGLVAFASSLDQIGPFARTVADAAALFEVIAGHDPRDSTSIPGPPPEVSLALDEGVAGLRVGLLAELRDGIAPDVLARVDEAATALEAAGATVEVVSVPAVTYGLSAYYLIAPAEASSNLARYDGVRYGLRVDAADTAAMNAATREAGFGAEVKRRIMLGTYALSAGYYDAYYGKAQRVRTLITRDFARAYEQVDLLVSPATPTTAFPLGEKTSDPLSMYLSDVCTIPTNLAGHAAVSVPFGTGTDGLPVGVQLLAPAMGEARMFRAAAVLEAAAPAGEELR
- the gatC gene encoding Asp-tRNA(Asn)/Glu-tRNA(Gln) amidotransferase subunit GatC, with product MPGSISREQAAHVARLARLDLTDDELERYTEQLGAVLEHAADVEALELADVPPTTHPYPLANVLRDDVVRPGVDRDEVLAQAPAAEDGRFRVPPILGEAP
- a CDS encoding survival protein SurE, whose amino-acid sequence is MLTLGASGCGGDGESGADATRPDTTAPAGTGADAPDTSALPEPLRILVTNDDGVGAPGIDVLVEALRAQPGVEVIVVAPATNQSGTGGSTTPGELAVADATTASGFPATAVAGFPADTVIWATDLGGLAERPDLVISGINNGQNLGPLTQVSGTVGAARAAEARGIPALAVSQGIADSPDFATGAELAIAWLEEHRDAIVSGEAADGVVENLNVPTCPSGSVRGVVDVPTATDAGGRDLLTTSCTSTVEDPADDIDAFMNGFAPLAPVPAT